From Plasmodium falciparum 3D7 genome assembly, chromosome: 9, one genomic window encodes:
- a CDS encoding major facilitator superfamily domain-containing protein, putative, with protein MLYITKIISNACLAMLNCGMCITATNMARKFIVQEYEICPMDHRGCDKEKWYFACFSFVLYMSALFGCFLCLFFKSLNRRKFMLLINYLFMFGSLLTIYNKPHIIIFLFTQAFFGLAIGCSFVIVCFYVLEYSTKTYQNFYGFYLQTFFALGMFISYLFGGAYENIKFDNLRRTHICLYTLYKIHFLLPTLFSLISVLLFHFVYKMDTPLHLYEKKSYKKYETLKSKINMEQLDEVTEYHRNKTNKEVRFLMSDMLFIDFWNNKKLFNTSLITSLICYLYSFSGCFIFFTKPFLFYKSFSTNMANTFICVGFILWYIICTIISTIISQYYKKRDLLIIGLVLQVIASTAMVASYFVTLTNITNKIIITISIFLYFLGLSFGFGHIIWTHVFETFPNECRILAAFFSYYALFIGAFIMSALLEFISINHYSYVFITFLVSLILSVICFNYFQKEDVVVIDKSKSFNVEEKDEEQSTS; from the coding sequence ATGTTGTATATAACCAAGATCATAAGCAATGCTTGCCTGGCTATGTTAAATTGCGGAATGTGCATAACGGCAACAAATATGGCAAGAAAATTTATAGTGCAAGAATATGAAATATGTCCAATGGATCATAGAGGTTGTGATAAAGAAAAGTGGTATTTCGCTTGCttttcatttgttttatatatgagTGCTTTATTTGGAtgttttttatgtttattttttaaaagtttGAACAGGAGAAAGTTTATGTtacttataaattatttatttatgtttggTAGTttattaacaatatataataagcctcatataataatatttttatttactcAAGCTTTTTTTGGGTTAGCTATCGGATGCTCCTTTGTTATTGTatgtttttatgttttagAGTATTCTACAAAAACATATCAGAATTTTTATGGATTTTATTTACAAACATTTTTTGCCTTAGGTATGTTTATAAGTTATTTATTTGGTGGTGCATAtgagaatataaaatttgatAATTTAAGAAGAACACACATATGTTtgtatacattatataaaatacattttttattacctACATTATTTAGCTTAATTTCTGTGTTGCTCTtccattttgtatataaaatggATACCcctttacatttatatgagAAGAAAAGttataagaaatatgaaaCTCTAAAATCTAAAATCAATATGGAACAATTAGATGAAGTAACAGAATATCATAggaataaaacaaataaagaaGTGAGATTTTTAATGAGtgatatgttatttatagATTTctggaataataaaaaattatttaacacATCTTTAATAACATCATtaatttgttatttatattcattcagtggatgttttattttttttacaaaacctttcttattttataaatcttTTTCAACAAATATGgctaatacatttatatgtgtaggatttatattatggtatattatatgtacaatCATATCTACCATCATATcacaatattataaaaagagaGACTTATTAATTATAGGATTAGTTTTACAAGTCATAGCATCTACAGCAATGGTTGCATCTTACTTTGTAACACTTACAAATATaactaataaaattattataacaatatcaatatttttatattttcttggATTATCATTCGGATTTGGGCATATTATATGGACACATGTTTTTGAAACATTTCCAAATGAATGTAGAATACTAGCAGCattcttttcatattatGCACTTTTTATTGGAGCTTTTATTATGTCTGCTTTATTAGAATTTATATCTATTAATCATTACTCTTACGTTTTTATTACCTTCCTTGTATCTTTAATCCTATCcgttatatgttttaattatTTCCAAAAGGAAGATGTAGTAGTCATAGACAAGAGTAAAAGTTTTAACGTAGAAGAGAAGGATGAGGAACAATCAACATCATAG
- a CDS encoding dolichyl-diphosphooligosaccharide--protein glycosyltransferase subunit WBP1, putative: MKIKIKNFLFVCFLLFFLILSFRYSCEKKKLQTVDYKKKSITGRIKNKIQKYKEKKLILITDITNINERYSSFLHILNTEGNYISKIINILSPDDIHKINYCLYDGLIIILDILNDKIVEILKASYLKLFIDKKKHIFFSLNNVIGKNAVHYLNEINISVHGNSSYVNDYFNNIVIKNDDKEKEINIKKRNKQKEFFTNQIISNTPITSIKNNILFKGTAHSVLLKEKYFLEVLTCTRTCLLYDKNDQVIKRQKQGTDLLLISAIQLENNSRIVFSSSTEIFSDYFFNIHNANKQFTYELIKWNLKKSGIIRYNNFKFYKDINQDKSNNTFFINDFVNMSIDLYHLKNNFWIPYKNNNIQIQISKIHIISRTFLNTYKSINNPTYYTNFQLPKEHGIYKLQIYYLNKGYNILNLEYSIPIRTLLHYDKNKKVKFKNYPFYFYIYLSLIYFILFILIILFDNSYLGSNKEQHPKEKLQ, encoded by the coding sequence atgaaaataaaaattaaaaatttcctttttgtttgctttttgctttttttcttaattcttTCATTTAGATATTCATGTGAGAAAAAAAAGCTACAGACTgttgattataaaaaaaaatcgaTTACAGgaagaattaaaaacaaGATCCAGAaatataaggaaaaaaaattgatattaataacagatataacaaatataaatgaaagaTATTCATcgtttttacatatattaaatacagaaggaaattatataagtaaaattataaatatattatcacctgatgatattcataaaattaattattgtttatatgatggattaattataatattagatatattaaatgataaaattgttgaaatattaaaagctAGCTATTTGAAATTATTTatagacaaaaaaaaacatattttttttagtttaAATAATGTTATTGGGAAAAATGCtgttcattatttaaatgaaataaacaTTAGTGTACATGGAAATTCATCATATGTTaatgattattttaataatattgttataaaaaatgatgataaagaaaaagaaattaatataaaaaaaagaaataaacaaaaagaattttttacAAATCAAATTATTTCCAATACACCTATAACatcaattaaaaataatatacttttCAAAGGAACTGCTCATTCagttttattaaaagaaaaatatttcctAGAAGTTCTAACATGTACACGAACATGTTTATTATACGATAAAAATGATCAAGTCATCAAAAGACAAAAACAAGGAActgatttattattaatatcagCTATACAATTAGAAAATAATTCCAGAAtagttttttcttcttcaacTGAAATTTTTTcagattatttttttaatattcataatgCAAATAAACAATTTACTTATGAATTAATCAAATGGAATCTTAAAAAAAGTGGTATCAttagatataataattttaaattctataaagatataaaccAGGATAAATCAAACAAtaccttttttataaatgattTTGTTAATATGTCTATAGACCTATaccatttaaaaaataacttCTGGATaccttataaaaataataatatacaaattcAAATAAGCAAAATACATATCATCTCTAGAACATTtctaaatacatataaatctATAAATAATCCAACTTATTATACAAACTTTCAACTTCCCAAAGAAcatggtatatataaattgcaaatatattatttaaataaaggatataacattttaaatTTGGAATACTCTATACCTATCAGAACATTATTacattatgataaaaataaaaaagtcaAATTCAAAAATTacccattttatttttatatatatttatctcttatttatttcattctaTTCATATTAATCATTCTCTTCGATAATAGTTACCTTGGGTCTAACAAGGAACAACAtccaaaagaaaaattacaatga
- a CDS encoding pyridoxal phosphate homeostasis protein, putative, with the protein MMKYINNLKEIEQKVKRICDHFSVNSPDILIVTKYVGKEEIHNIHSLDNKYHFGENSVDSLIEKSEQLAKNIKWHFIGNLQSNKCKNILKVKNLYMIETLDKEKKATLLNNYLKIENELNNNNEELRKLCVLMQIKTTDDETKTGLTHQNYDEIENTVLHIINNCQFLIFKGLMTISSLDINKRENSFVILNDIKRKLLSNQVINNYFLNKTFHMSMGMSDDMELAIKHETTQLRIGRAIFN; encoded by the coding sequence ATGATGAAgtacataaataatttaaaagaaattgaACAAAAAGTAAAACGTATTTGTGATCATTTTTCTGTTAATTCGCCagatatattaatagtaacTAAATATGTaggaaaagaagaaatacaCAATATACATTCACTTGACAATAAATATCATTTCGGGGAGAATTCTGTCGATTCTTTAATTGAAAAATCTGAACAGCTAgctaaaaatataaaatggcATTTTATAGGAAATTTACAATCAAATAAATGcaagaatattttaaaagttaaaaatttatatatgatagaAACATTggataaagaaaagaaagcTACCttgttaaataattatttgaaaATTGAAAATGAactgaataataataatgaggaATTAAGAAAATTATGTGTATTAATGCAAATAAAAACAACAGATGATGAAACAAAAACTGGACTTACTCATCAGAATTATGATGAAATCGAAAATACTGTATtgcatataattaataattgccaatttttaatatttaaaggaCTTATGACTATTTCTTCattagatataaataaaagagaaaatTCTTTTGTcatattaaatgatataaaaagaaaactcTTAAGCAATCaagttataaataattattttctaaataaaacatttcaTATGAGTATGGGTATGTCAGATGATATGGAATTGGCTATAAAACATGAAACAACTCAACTAAGAATTGGAAGAgcaatttttaattaa
- a CDS encoding TLD domain-containing protein — MDENKTKNKIKVLNVFQNEELVKSKEKSQHFNKFEFEKGIIRNAIVSTPSNKSTKVDEKKEKEKKNCIIFREQCEYCLTNFSISGHLILTKESLLFEPDLRDKNVITDGFGTYQIFIDLYDIYECAHIVVPTKDTYLCNNEDTCGFIQVLLKSIYTRISDDQTHKKGNQISNYITNDGNDHSSNNNNNNNNNYNDENKQKSISYYKYISKSLSYVFNLAQPLVTTNTTFKENKNDKVQNLEDIISDVSFKGGGSTYNFSGTQNNINNVNNVNNINNVNNINNANDTNNANDTNNDLFKNNINKYNTTICEHQKNNNINNIALQNDEHKLNNMLSFDMSTSYNNNHNNNIVDHLHDSDLKIYQKINEINYSTVIPSYPDITYKNSLNLANSQSSLKDDLSSDCDKKNNNQYKKKNEHGRGNEKEKEKEKEKGKEKEKEKGKEKEKEKEKQILKENTGSFTFSSDSNSNLLSDTTQNVKQINPCDNNIDKSLYEKTKEYNTHNSTYMNEEKIDNKYNIKNEDSSNIHFDENIKKNNKSAMLNDNKSKNEMKEKKGGDNIKREETTYSLYDQNGSCSKTLLKNISFELPKEERQDKLNISYNNNNNNNKENSSTSNTNEPNELTRKPHKKYEEKSFILFRFFNNNKAYETTTKIIKEIDEVRNSKNKMRKTITSVPYTSNELLRSIIEKSLIENNNNNNNNNNNNNIPKKNSMNDINDLKYLALIPKLEYINGAVKLLNKEMTKQINYYLPPTLSIKIWKLAFCSSIHGVSFKTLYRSVYNKGSVILLIYDMNNVLFGYFLNKLHCDNCYYGSGENFLFTFKNNKLNNNNNYTNYKCIESSYEDFSKSTLEHIQKKKQNNLSKNGCFTHSNVNSQDKLIVPFDYNDESSNTNDSNIPHNDHITKALEHTKTLNHVDMLDDELSKKNHNYSENTLNDHKSNSSDIHSNNNNNKNNYDNNNNYDNNNNMSEKNMPSNESCLFNKINNAKTKTPASSTNYNLNSNNENDNTSIQVYAWTTKNNYFVYSDEKSITIGGGDNYALVINEDLCKGQTNKSKTYDNDLLTYDEEFEIQFLQLWVFDDC, encoded by the coding sequence ATTTTAACAAAAGAgtctttattatttgaacCAGATTTAAGAGATAAAAATGTGATAACAGATGGATTTGGGACATATCAAATATTTATAGATTTATACGATATTTATGAATGTGCTCACATTGTAGTTCCTACAAAAGATActtatttatgtaataatgaagatacTTGTGGTTTTATACaagtattattaaaaagtatatatacaaGAATATCTGATGATCAAACTCATAAAAAAGGGAATCAAATatcaaattatataacaaatgatGGAAATGATCATtcaagtaataataataataataataataataattataatgatgaaaataaacaaaagaGTATTtcgtattataaatatataagtaaaaGTTTATCTTATGTCTTTAATTTAGCTCAGCCACTAGTTACAACTAATACAACATtcaaagaaaataaaaatgataaagtaCAAAATTTGGAAGATATAATATCTGATGTTTCATTTAAAGGAGGTGGAagtacatataattttagcggtacacaaaataatataaataatgtgaataatgtgaataatataaataatgtgaataatataaataatgcaaatgatacaaataatgcaaatgatacaaataatgatttgtttaaaaataatataaataagtatAACACGACAATATGTGaacatcaaaaaaataataatatcaataatATTGCTTTGCAGAATGATGAACATAAACTTAATAATATGCTTTCTTTTGATATGTCCActtcttataataataatcataataataatattgttgaTCATTTACATGATAgtgatttaaaaatttatcagAAAATCAATGAAATTAATTATAGTACGGTTATTCCTTCCTATCCggatattacatataaaaatagtttAAATTTAGCTAACTCGCAATCATCTCTGAAGGATGACCTTTCTAGTGATTgtgataagaaaaataataatcaatataaaaagaaaaacgaaCATGGAAGGGGAAACgaaaaggaaaaggaaaaagaaaaggaaaaaggaaaagaaaaagaaaaggaaaaaggaaaagaaaaagaaaaggaaaaagaaaaacaaattttAAAGGAAAATACGGGCTCGTTCACCTTTTCAAGTGATTCTAATAGTAACCTTTTGAGCGATACAACTCAAAATGTGAAACAAATAAATCCATGTGATAACAATATAGATAAATCCTTATATGAAAAAACGAAAGAATATAACACACATAATTCTACATATatgaatgaagaaaaaattgataataaatataatataaagaatgaggatagtagtaatatacattttgatgagaacattaaaaaaaataataaaagtgctatgttaaatgataataaatctaaaaatgaaatgaaagaaaaaaaaggtggagataatataaaaagggaAGAAACAACATATAGCTTATATGATCAAAATGGTTCATGTTCAAAGACATTATTAAAGAATATTTCTTTTGAACTTCCAAAGGAAGAAAGGCaagataaattaaatatttcatataataataataataataataataaggagAATTCGTCCACATCCAATACAAATGAACCGAACGAATTAACAAGAAAaccacataaaaaatatgaagagaaaagttttatattattcagattttttaataataataaagctTATGAAACTACtactaaaattattaaagaaaTTGATGAAGTTCGAAattctaaaaataaaatgagaaaaaCAATAACATCCGTTCCATATACATCTAATGAATTATTAAGATCTATTATAGAAAAATCattaatagaaaataataataataataataataataataataataataatattccaaAGAAAAACTCGATGAATGATATTAATGATTTGAAATATTTAGCTTTGATACCAAAgttagaatatataaatggagctgttaaattattaaataaagaaatgacaaaacaaattaattattatttacctCCTACCTTAAGTATTAAGATATGGAAACTAGCTTTTTGTTCAAGTATACATGGTGTTTCttttaaaacattatatagaagtgtatataataaaggtagtgttattttattaatatatgatatgaataatgttCTTTTTGGTTATTTCCTAAATAAATTACATTGTGATAATTGTTATTATGGTTCTGGAGAAAATTTCTTATTTActttcaaaaataataaattaaataataacaataattatacaaattataaatgtatagAATCATCATATGAAGACTTTTCGAAATCTACATTAGaacatatacaaaaaaaaaaacaaaataatctATCAAAAAATGGTTGTTTTACACATTCTAATGTCAATTCACAAGATAAATTAATAGTACCTTTTGATTATAATGATGAGTCTTCAAATACAAATGATTCTAATATACCACATAATGATCATATTACAAAAGCTCTTGAACACACCAAAACATTAAATCATGTAGATATGTTGGATGATGAACTCTccaaaaaaaatcataactACAGTGAAAATACGTTGAATGATCATAAAAGTAATTCTTCAGATAtacatagtaataataacaacaataagaataattatgacaacaataataattatgacaataataataatatgtctGAGAAAAATATGCCTAGTAATGAGAGCTGTCTATTtaacaaaattaataatgCTAAAACAAAAACACCAGCTTCATCAACAAATTATAATCTCAATAGTAATAATGAAAACGATAATACATCTATTCAAGTGTATGCCTGGACAAccaaaaataattattttgtatattcagATGAAAAATCTATTACAATTGGGGGTGGAGATAACTACGCCCTAGTTATTAATGAAGATCTATGTAAAggacaaacaaataaaagtaaGACATATGATAATGATTTATTAACATATGATGAAGAATTCGAAATTCAATTTTTACAATTATGGGTATTTGATGATTGTTaa